The Desulfurella amilsii region TCAGACCGAGAAATAATGAGATTTTGTAGAAGATTCATGACAGAGCTATACAGATATCTGGGAGATGATATAGATGTTCCAGCAGGAGACATAGGAGTTGGCCAAAGAGAAATAGGTTATTTGTTTGGGCAATATAAGAGGTTAACTCACAAATTTGAAGCTGGAGTCATAACAGGTAAAAAACTGAATTGGGGAGGAAGTCAGGTAAGAACGGAGGCTACGGGTTATGGGCTGGTATATTTTGTGGATGAAATGTTGAGAGATCATAAAAAATCATTTGATGGTATGAAGGTAACGATTTCTGGCTCTGGAAATGTAGCTATATATGCGGCGGAAAAGGTGACTCAGTTGGGCGGAAAGGTTACCGCAATGAGTGATTCAAAGGGTGTAATTTATGATGAAAGTGGTATCAATGTTGAGACGGTAAAACAGATTAAAGAGATTGAAAGAAAGAGAATTAAGGAATATACAAAGTTTCATGAAACGGCTACTTATTATGAGGGCGGCAATATATGGAAAATCAAAACAGACATTGCCTTGCCCTGCGCTACGGAAAACGAACTAACAAAAAAAGATGCAGATACACTGATTAAGGATGGTGTCATTGCCGTTGGTGAGGGCGCCAATATGCCGACCACACCCGAAGGAATTAAAACTTTTTTAGATGCAGGAGTTTTATTTGCACCCGCTAAAGCGGCTAATGCAGGTGGTGTGGCAACATCAGCTCTAGAAATGATTCAAAACAGCCGTCATGATGTCTGGACATTTGAGTATACAGACAAAAGGCTAAAAGAGATTATGGTGAATATATATAAAACTTGCAATGAAACATCAGATGAGTTTGGATCGCCGGGAAATTTAATCACAGGTGCTAATATAGCAGGATTTATTAGAGTGGCAACGGCTATGATAGATCAGGGCGTTATATAGGTTTATCTCTAAAACAAAAAAGTCTGGGGTTAGGGAATGTTGGCTACTTTTTTTATACTGATATTAGCTACTCCACCTAACGCTAGTCAAGAATAGGTTTATTTAACCACTTATATAATTTTAAGCAAATAATAAATGTAGGTGAATAAATTGATGCTAAATATAAATCCATTTAATTTTTTAAAAGCATAGGTCCAAAAAAGCATTAATGCTATGTTAAATAATGCAATATAAGCACTAAGAAGAGCGCTTTGCGTTATTGTCCACTCGGTTAAAAGTATACCAATACTAACTGGAAAGCTTGATTGAAAAACCATTGCACCGCTAATGTTACCAAAGGCTAAAATATCTTTATTTTTAAGCGTCCACGTTAGAGAGTTAATTTTTTCCGGCAACTCAGTTGCAATAGGAGAAATAAGCAGGGAAAATATCAGTGGATTAAACCCGAAATGCTGGCTTAAAGTACTTAATTGATTTACAAATGCATAAGCTCCAAAAATCATAACAGACAAAGAGAAAAACAACTGAAAAAAGCCTACAAACAAATTTTCTTTTAGCTTTAGATATTTTGAAAATGATAATTTGTCTTCAAATTCTAACTTTGAACTTCTGCCTTTGAATGTTAAATACA contains the following coding sequences:
- the gdhA gene encoding NADP-specific glutamate dehydrogenase: MFGVDEKLESIYKEVTDRNTGETEYLQAVKEVLASLPPVLAKHPEFYEYNIIERLCEPDRQIIFRIVWEDDKGELHINRGFRIQFNNALGPYKGGLRFHSSVYLGIVKFLGFEQIFKNALTGMPIGGAKGGSDFDPHDKSDREIMRFCRRFMTELYRYLGDDIDVPAGDIGVGQREIGYLFGQYKRLTHKFEAGVITGKKLNWGGSQVRTEATGYGLVYFVDEMLRDHKKSFDGMKVTISGSGNVAIYAAEKVTQLGGKVTAMSDSKGVIYDESGINVETVKQIKEIERKRIKEYTKFHETATYYEGGNIWKIKTDIALPCATENELTKKDADTLIKDGVIAVGEGANMPTTPEGIKTFLDAGVLFAPAKAANAGGVATSALEMIQNSRHDVWTFEYTDKRLKEIMVNIYKTCNETSDEFGSPGNLITGANIAGFIRVATAMIDQGVI
- a CDS encoding sodium:calcium antiporter; this encodes MVIPIALLLLSIFFIVIASETFTNSLEYIGFKLNLSQAVIGSILAAIGTALPETILPVIAILFLKHSAHEIGIGAILGAPFMLSTLGFFMVGIGVTIRYFFKKGTFNVNIEKKTTKRDLIFFLISYTLAIATTQLTNLKHLMALVIILIYILYMYLTFKGRSSKLEFEDKLSFSKYLKLKENLFVGFFQLFFSLSVMIFGAYAFVNQLSTLSQHFGFNPLIFSLLISPIATELPEKINSLTWTLKNKDILAFGNISGAMVFQSSFPVSIGILLTEWTITQSALLSAYIALFNIALMLFWTYAFKKLNGFIFSINLFTYIYYLLKII